TATTAAAAGCTATAGGAAAGTCCATATTAAAGAATATCAGTTCCTCTTTTCTAGAAAGCCAAGACAGTCTATGACTATGGGTAACAGACTCACTTATTAGTGAGCCTAGGAGAGACACTATAAGATGAAAGTTCTCAGGCTCACCAATGCCTGACTTTTAGATGCCAAGCCAAGACAATAAAAATTGGTAGGGGGAGGCCGCCTAGGAGGGAAGCCCCTGAGACTAAGGGGGCAGAGCTGCCTAGTGAGTCCCTGGAATCACCAGTCTACACCCTGACCAGAAAGACTAGGCAATGATGAGTGGCAAGACCTTTAGGAAAGATGGGGGTACCTCTGTTGCTCTGGGTTAATGTCAAAGAGCCTCATGTCTCTCCTCTGTTTGGCAGTGAGGCCTTTGGATTTCTTCTGCTGTTGCTTTGGCTTCTGACGAGTGAAGTATTCCAGACCACAGCCTTGCTTTGCAGATGGCTCTCACAGTCTTGCTGGCTCCAGTGAGGCATGCTTTGCTTCAGGAAGGCCCTCACAAAGGCCCCAGGCCGCTGGCTCCCCAGCTCCTGCTCAGAGACAGGTGGTGTGGTTTACTGTTCTGCTCTCAGACTCCAGGGCCCTCAGACCCCATTCTTGAGAGCCACCAGCTTTGATGATCTTGGCTACAAATCCCTTGTCTTCCAAGTGTTTGCTACACACAACTGCCAAGATGTAAAATAACACTCACATGCTAACTGTGACACTGTCCTACACTGTAGCCAGGTCAAACACTGACTTCCTGTCCTGTTTCTCTGAGGTTACTCTATTGAGCATTCAAAATCCTTTGTAATGCAAGGCTTCTCTAATCCGCATGATACAGGTTATTTAATAAGTCATGACCACAAGACTAGCTTGAAGTGGAAGGGAGCTGGGGTTGTTAGGGAAATGAGCCATTCCAGAACTAGGGGAAATTGCCTGGGGGTTCCAGGCAGGTCAAGGAGGAGGAAATCTGATACTGAGCACCACAGTCCCCTTTCCTTGCTTTTCAGCCTTGTGGCCTCCATgtggctgctcttggagaggtcTGCTCCAGTCCTCCTTGAGGCAGAAAGCATGAAGGGCATCTCGGTGTCTACTCACTCTTATCCACAGGACTGTAATACCCCTGGCAAGAGAGGGTGAAACCATTTCACTGTTGCACCCAGTCCTGAGACACTCTAGTTTCAGCACCTCTCAAGTTGGGGCAGCAACATTCTATT
The nucleotide sequence above comes from Peromyscus maniculatus bairdii isolate BWxNUB_F1_BW_parent chromosome 9, HU_Pman_BW_mat_3.1, whole genome shotgun sequence. Encoded proteins:
- the LOC143267338 gene encoding ribonuclease P protein subunit p29-like, with protein sequence MKAVIYHAFSHKEAEEHYVQELGSQRPGAFVRAFLKQSMPHWSQQDCESHLQSKAVVWNTSLVRSQSNSRRNPKASLPNRGET